From a single Lolium rigidum isolate FL_2022 chromosome 7, APGP_CSIRO_Lrig_0.1, whole genome shotgun sequence genomic region:
- the LOC124676053 gene encoding salutaridine reductase-like has translation MEGTIPMSSNTRIAVVTGGSKGIGLEVCKQLAASGITVVLTARDETRGTAAVEQIKQLGHSDVIFHQLDITDASSVARLSDFLKSHFGKLDILVNNAATDGIEHVIDPVYGVMPGGETFDGMDAHQRTVWMWSTCRETHEKAKQGVQTNYYGTKRVTEALLPLLQSSSDGRIVNVSSNFGLLRLFKSEDLKNELNNIDNLTEERLDELLDMFLKDFEAGAVDARGWPAEFSAYKVAKAAMNAYSRILAKRHPELRINCAHPGYVRTDITRNSGILTPEEGARNITSVVLLPKDGPTGAYFHEGPQASFV, from the exons ATGGAAGGAACCATTCCGATGTCCTCCAACACAAG GATCGCTGTGGTCACCGGCGGGAGCAAAGGGATCGGGCTAGAGGTGTGCAAGCAACTGGCGGCCAGCGGCATCACGGTCGTTCTGACAGCAAGGGACGAGACGAggggaacggcggcggtggagcaGATCAAGCAGCTGGGGCACTCAGATGTCATATTTCATCAGCTGGACATCACGGATGCTTCCAGCGTCGCTCGGCTGTCCGATTTCCTGAAGAGCCATTTTGGGAAGCTTGACATCCTG GTGAATAACGCCGCGACTGACGGGATTGAGCATGTGATTGATCCAGTATATGGTGTCATGCCCGGTGGCGAAACG TTCGATGGCATGGATGCTCACCAGAGAACGGTATGGATGTGGAGCACCTGCCGAGAGACGCACGAGAAGGCAAAGCAGGGCGTGCAAACCAACTACTACGGCACAAAGCGGGTTACAGAAGCTCTCCTGCCCCTGCTCCAATCCTCGTCCGATGGAAGGATCGTCAATGTCTCTTCTAACTTCGGATTGCTAAGA CTGTTCAAGAGCGAGGACCTGAAGAATGAGCTGAACAACATCGACAACCTGACAGAGGAGAGGCTGGACGAGCTGCTGGACATGTTCCTGAAAGACTTCGAGGCCGGCGCGGTGGATGCGCGAGGGTGGCCGGCCGAGTTCTCGGCGTACAAGGTGGCCAAAGCTGCCATGAATGCCTACTCAAGGATCCTGGCGAAGAGGCACCCCGAGCTACGTATCAACTGCGCACACCCGGGCTACGTGAGGACAGACATCACGAGGAACTCAGGGATCCTCACACCGGAGGAGGGCGCCCGCAACATCACCAGCGTAGTGCTGTTGCCGAAAGATGGGCCGACCGGCGCGTACTTCCACGAGGGTCCGCAGGCATCTTTCGTGTGA